A section of the bacterium genome encodes:
- a CDS encoding sigma-70 family RNA polymerase sigma factor, with protein MQFDISQLDPDERLQGMLRLYPHALARLLHPHPQRISSPRSRRSGDTQRSLEEWLSVKLEVEELLSRLPHRERRAVALYYLAGYAQREAAETLGVSQPRLAAILSRARRRLVRRLAGAPGPDG; from the coding sequence GTGCAGTTCGACATCTCGCAGCTCGATCCCGACGAGCGCCTGCAGGGCATGCTGCGGCTCTATCCCCACGCCCTCGCCCGCCTCCTGCACCCCCACCCCCAGCGGATTTCCTCACCCCGGTCCCGCCGGTCGGGGGACACACAGCGTTCCCTGGAGGAGTGGCTCTCGGTGAAGCTCGAGGTGGAGGAGCTTCTGTCCCGGCTGCCGCACCGTGAGAGGAGGGCGGTGGCGCTCTACTATCTCGCGGGCTACGCCCAGCGCGAGGCGGCGGAAACGCTCGGCGTCAGCCAGCCCCGCCTGGCGGCCATCCTGTCCAGGGCCCGCCGCCGCCTGGTCCGCCGTCTGGCGGGCGCCCCGGGACCCGACGGGTAG
- a CDS encoding S24 family peptidase, protein METLGARIKRLRTALNLRPAELSRLVGVPPQYIDNWENRGHRPSSRYGTLLAQALGITEEELFTGRKPTNHDELSKLTVTELLQRAAQATAALPGYEIRRFPLLGEIAAGAPFEAEGEEALPVATHVPRGTPDNCYFLRVQGDSMLGDGIISGDLVLIDPDTDPEHMNEQDIYAILLNQSNVTLKRIRRVGGVMWMVGSNPKIAPIPLTDEQHGEARVLGRLIKLERYYH, encoded by the coding sequence ATGGAAACCCTCGGCGCCCGCATAAAAAGGCTCCGCACGGCGCTCAACCTGCGACCCGCCGAGCTCTCCCGCCTCGTCGGCGTCCCGCCCCAGTACATAGACAACTGGGAAAACCGCGGACACCGGCCGAGCTCGCGCTACGGAACCCTCCTGGCCCAGGCGCTCGGCATCACCGAGGAGGAGCTTTTCACCGGGCGCAAACCCACCAACCACGACGAGCTCTCGAAGCTGACCGTCACGGAGCTCCTGCAGAGAGCCGCCCAGGCCACCGCCGCGCTCCCCGGCTACGAGATCCGGCGCTTCCCCCTCCTGGGCGAAATCGCCGCCGGAGCACCCTTCGAGGCCGAGGGTGAAGAGGCCCTGCCCGTCGCCACCCACGTCCCCCGGGGCACCCCCGACAACTGCTACTTTCTGCGCGTCCAGGGCGACTCCATGCTCGGCGACGGCATCATCTCCGGCGACCTCGTCCTCATAGACCCCGACACGGACCCGGAGCACATGAACGAGCAGGACATCTACGCTATTCTGTTGAACCAGAGCAACGTCACCCTCAAGCGCATCCGCCGTGTGGGCGGCGTGATGTGGATGGTGGGGTCGAACCCGAAGATAGCGCCCATCCCGCTCACCGACGAGCAGCACGGCGAGGCGCGCGTCCTGGGCCGGCTGATCAAGCTCGAGCGGTACTACCACTAG